From Frateuria aurantia DSM 6220, one genomic window encodes:
- a CDS encoding DoxX family protein, producing the protein MHTSRLASAAALIGRIALASLFLVSGFGKLAAPAATKAYIISAGLPLPDLSYLAAVMVEVGFGIALVLGFKTRPVAAVMALFTLATALAFHTDFSDQNQFINFLKNVSITGGLLQVMAFGAGAWSLDALRRYPRVRTSLA; encoded by the coding sequence ATGCATACCTCACGCCTCGCTTCCGCCGCCGCCCTGATCGGCCGCATCGCCCTCGCCTCCCTGTTCCTGGTCAGCGGCTTCGGCAAACTGGCCGCTCCCGCCGCCACCAAGGCCTACATCATTTCCGCCGGTCTGCCCCTGCCTGACCTCTCCTATCTGGCTGCCGTCATGGTCGAGGTCGGTTTCGGCATCGCCTTGGTACTGGGCTTCAAAACCCGCCCTGTCGCTGCCGTCATGGCCTTGTTCACACTGGCTACCGCGCTGGCTTTCCACACCGATTTCAGTGATCAGAATCAGTTCATCAACTTCCTGAAGAATGTCTCGATCACCGGCGGCCTGCTGCAGGTGATGGCCTTCGGCGCCGGAGCCTGGAGCCTGGACGCCCTGCGCCGGTATCCGAGAGTCCGTACCTCGCTGGCCTGA
- a CDS encoding alpha/beta hydrolase, with the protein MPPIFAPSRLVPGLALVLGLAWGGSLYAGPPKFDPMRAPLPQTGPAAVSVAASSITILQVDSDEGRHYRLWVAAIGKPPASGYPMMILLDGHAAIQTLIDTRDSAPLPGPILLVAVGTPGPAYFDVEQRAYDYTPDLADGQPIFDPRVPQRRAGGAEAFLATLLGPVQQALSSRWPLDPLHRGLWGHSYGGLFTLYTLLRHGDAFQFYAPTSPSLWWHAPLPQNLAERFDRHQPGASACVRLSNGSAEGRPGHHGSRPDAVAPDQPSPPLFSAADLVQQLEPVFGQRLQWQTYSGLSHGETFPASLGPAIRSFSAWSHGAASCGFDALKR; encoded by the coding sequence ATGCCCCCCATTTTCGCCCCTTCACGCCTTGTTCCCGGTCTTGCCCTTGTCCTCGGTCTGGCATGGGGCGGCAGTCTCTACGCCGGCCCGCCGAAATTCGATCCCATGCGCGCCCCCCTGCCGCAGACCGGACCGGCAGCGGTATCGGTTGCTGCCTCCAGTATCACCATCCTGCAGGTGGACAGCGACGAGGGTCGACATTACCGGTTATGGGTAGCTGCCATCGGCAAGCCACCTGCATCCGGCTATCCGATGATGATCCTTCTGGACGGCCACGCGGCCATCCAGACCTTGATTGACACCAGGGACTCCGCACCGCTTCCGGGGCCGATCTTGCTGGTGGCCGTGGGCACGCCCGGACCGGCCTATTTCGATGTCGAGCAGCGTGCCTATGATTACACTCCGGATCTGGCTGACGGTCAGCCGATCTTCGATCCGCGCGTGCCACAGCGGCGAGCAGGCGGTGCCGAGGCTTTCCTGGCCACCTTGCTGGGACCGGTACAGCAAGCTCTGTCATCACGCTGGCCGCTGGATCCGTTGCATCGGGGACTGTGGGGCCACTCCTATGGCGGTCTGTTCACGCTCTATACCCTTCTGCGCCACGGCGATGCCTTCCAGTTCTACGCACCGACCAGTCCGTCGCTGTGGTGGCACGCTCCCTTGCCGCAAAACCTGGCGGAGCGCTTTGATCGCCATCAACCCGGTGCCTCGGCCTGTGTCCGGCTCAGCAACGGCTCCGCCGAAGGGCGGCCAGGTCACCACGGATCCCGCCCCGATGCCGTAGCCCCTGACCAGCCATCGCCACCACTCTTCAGTGCCGCGGACCTGGTCCAGCAGCTGGAACCCGTCTTCGGCCAGCGCCTGCAGTGGCAGACCTACTCCGGCCTGAGTCACGGCGAAACCTTCCCGGCCTCGCTTGGACCGGCGATCCGCAGCTTCAGCGCATGGAGTCATGGCGCAGCATCTTGCGGATTTGACGCCCTCAAACGATAA
- a CDS encoding TonB-dependent siderophore receptor has protein sequence MTSLPPSAGAMPRLSTLSLLLSLLLPQALLATASQTTPASGVHDIPGATPAKAGARQLESVTVNAYRPADSAVGATKSTTPPLETPQSISVVTRAEMDARGVQSVNEAVRYIAGVQSEASGIDSRVDDYSVRGFAVGSFTNDITLDGMKAPGGSQWNRPSFDAWGLERVEVLKGPSAVLYGQVAPGGMVNQVSKLPTEQPIHLVQLSGGSFSQRGVAIDMGSKAAHDKLLYRVVGMYRDGNAQIGHTRLKRYMIAPSLTWKINDDTRLTLLSQFQRDQGGATFQFLPMTGTLKPGAQGYMRNTTFIGEPGWNTYNRTQYSAGWMFEHRFSDHWKLQQSLRYTYVSSLYRSVVTSGALAADGRTQNRRAVQGEGTSSGYTADTRLSGLFHTGQVRHEVLVGIDWQNTHWTGLRQLASKAPSSIDIYAPIYGGTGFASSLKPQVSTRETDQQLGFYAQDQLALGHWRLTLGTRYDWATTDALNRLKHLETPIQTHALTNRGGLLYLFDSGFAPYISFAQSFQPPTNGAGQSYEGRMFKAVTGSQYEAGVKYQPQSIDGMITAAVYDLRQRNILGTDPDASHVCGTGTCMIQDGEGRIRGIELEGRLTPADGWSMIGTWTRMQSVLLKSSYGNQGNGLPQVPREMASAWSDYTFQHGWLEGFAVAGGVRYISETWGDSANKIRVPAYTLFDASLRLDLARFGWRGARLAVNGSNLANKRYVATCGSVASCYYGSGRNLMATLRYQW, from the coding sequence ATGACTTCCCTACCGCCTTCTGCCGGCGCCATGCCCCGTCTATCGACACTCAGCCTGCTCCTGAGCCTGCTGCTGCCGCAAGCTCTGTTGGCGACAGCTTCGCAGACGACTCCTGCGAGCGGGGTGCACGATATCCCCGGCGCCACTCCCGCCAAAGCCGGGGCCAGACAGCTGGAGTCCGTCACCGTCAATGCCTACCGCCCGGCCGACAGCGCCGTCGGCGCCACCAAGAGCACCACGCCGCCTCTGGAGACCCCTCAATCGATTTCGGTCGTCACGCGAGCGGAAATGGATGCCCGCGGAGTGCAAAGCGTCAACGAGGCGGTTCGCTATATCGCGGGCGTGCAATCGGAAGCCAGCGGCATCGACAGCCGGGTCGACGATTATTCGGTCCGCGGTTTCGCGGTCGGCAGCTTTACCAATGACATTACCCTCGATGGCATGAAGGCACCGGGCGGCAGCCAGTGGAACCGTCCCTCTTTTGATGCCTGGGGTCTGGAACGGGTCGAAGTGCTGAAAGGTCCTTCAGCCGTGCTGTACGGTCAGGTGGCCCCGGGCGGAATGGTCAACCAGGTCAGCAAGCTGCCGACCGAGCAACCCATCCATCTGGTCCAGCTTTCCGGCGGCAGCTTCTCGCAACGTGGCGTGGCCATCGACATGGGGAGCAAGGCCGCCCATGACAAACTGCTGTATCGAGTCGTAGGCATGTATCGTGACGGCAACGCCCAGATCGGCCACACCCGGCTCAAGCGCTACATGATCGCTCCCAGTCTGACCTGGAAGATCAATGACGATACCCGGTTGACCCTGCTCAGTCAGTTTCAGCGCGATCAGGGTGGCGCCACCTTCCAGTTCCTGCCGATGACCGGCACGCTCAAGCCCGGTGCCCAGGGATATATGCGCAACACCACCTTTATCGGTGAGCCAGGCTGGAACACCTACAACCGCACCCAGTACAGTGCCGGCTGGATGTTCGAGCATCGTTTCAGTGATCACTGGAAACTGCAGCAGAGTCTGCGTTACACCTATGTGTCCTCGCTCTATCGCAGCGTCGTGACCAGCGGTGCCCTCGCCGCCGATGGACGAACCCAGAATCGGCGTGCGGTACAAGGCGAGGGAACGTCATCGGGCTATACGGCCGATACCCGCTTGAGCGGTCTGTTCCACACCGGCCAGGTCCGCCATGAGGTTCTGGTCGGCATCGACTGGCAGAACACCCACTGGACCGGCTTGCGGCAACTGGCCTCGAAAGCGCCCTCGTCGATTGACATCTACGCGCCCATCTACGGCGGTACCGGCTTTGCCTCTTCGCTGAAGCCTCAGGTATCCACCCGCGAAACCGACCAGCAGCTGGGCTTCTATGCCCAGGATCAGCTTGCACTCGGTCACTGGCGGCTGACCCTGGGGACCCGCTACGACTGGGCGACGACGGATGCGCTGAATCGGCTGAAGCATCTCGAGACCCCCATCCAGACCCACGCTCTGACCAACCGTGGCGGGCTGCTTTATCTGTTCGACAGCGGCTTCGCTCCCTATATCAGCTTTGCCCAGTCGTTCCAGCCGCCGACCAACGGCGCGGGCCAAAGCTATGAGGGCCGCATGTTCAAGGCCGTGACCGGAAGCCAGTACGAGGCCGGCGTCAAATATCAGCCCCAATCCATCGATGGCATGATCACCGCCGCCGTCTATGATCTGCGCCAACGCAATATTCTGGGTACGGACCCCGATGCCAGCCATGTCTGCGGCACCGGCACCTGCATGATCCAGGATGGCGAGGGCAGGATCCGGGGCATCGAACTGGAAGGCCGGCTGACTCCCGCCGATGGCTGGAGCATGATCGGTACCTGGACTCGCATGCAGTCCGTGCTGCTGAAGAGCAGTTATGGCAACCAAGGCAACGGCCTGCCTCAGGTACCGCGTGAAATGGCCTCGGCCTGGAGCGACTACACTTTCCAGCACGGTTGGCTGGAAGGCTTTGCGGTCGCCGGTGGCGTCCGCTACATCTCCGAAACCTGGGGCGACAGCGCCAACAAGATCCGGGTGCCCGCCTATACCTTGTTCGATGCCTCGCTGCGTCTGGATCTGGCGCGGTTCGGCTGGCGCGGCGCGCGGCTGGCAGTCAATGGCAGCAATCTGGCCAACAAGCGCTATGTCGCCACCTGTGGCAGCGTGGCCAGCTGCTACTACGGCAGCGGCCGAAACCTCATGGCTACCCTGCGCTATCAATGGTGA
- a CDS encoding MFS transporter: MDSKLNTPRTTSSTSVARPAHPGMLAFALALGAFTIGTAEFAAMPLLPLVSKAFNISAPYAGHMISAYALGVVVGAPLIMLTTVNMRRRSLLIGLSLFVAITNIASALVPDFHWLLLTRFLSGLPHGAFMGSAAVLASSTAPPGKRASAVARVFLGLTIATIIGVPAATGLSQILGWQASMLIVAGLGLATAVCIARYAPRTPVPPGGGPLKELKSLANRAVWLTLGVCMIGFGGLFCIYTYLADTLLRVTHTSPHWIPLIMMVFGVGTTIGNLVGGALADRSPARAAAGMLIFSTLVLLIYPSTTPHLALLTPTVFLVGAGIGLSAVLQTWLTQMAPQGQAAVSALLQCAFNLANAIGPWVGGLAIAAGYGFASTGYVAAALSFGGLLLWVLAYRADAPQETVVQSR, encoded by the coding sequence ATGGATTCAAAACTGAACACCCCACGCACCACCTCGTCCACTTCAGTCGCCCGACCGGCCCACCCAGGTATGCTTGCCTTCGCGCTGGCTCTGGGCGCCTTCACCATCGGCACGGCCGAGTTCGCGGCGATGCCCTTGCTGCCACTGGTATCCAAGGCCTTCAATATCAGTGCGCCCTATGCCGGACACATGATCAGCGCCTATGCACTGGGCGTCGTCGTCGGTGCACCGCTGATCATGTTGACCACGGTCAACATGCGTCGACGCAGCTTGCTGATCGGGCTGAGCCTGTTCGTGGCCATCACCAATATCGCCAGTGCCCTGGTGCCGGACTTCCACTGGCTGCTGCTGACCCGGTTCCTCAGCGGCCTGCCGCACGGTGCCTTCATGGGCAGCGCCGCGGTACTGGCCTCCTCCACCGCGCCGCCCGGCAAACGCGCCTCCGCCGTGGCACGGGTGTTTCTGGGGCTGACCATCGCCACCATCATCGGGGTGCCGGCAGCCACCGGTCTCAGCCAGATCCTGGGCTGGCAGGCGAGCATGCTGATCGTGGCCGGCCTGGGGCTGGCCACGGCCGTCTGCATCGCCCGCTACGCGCCCCGTACCCCGGTGCCGCCAGGTGGCGGCCCCTTGAAGGAATTGAAGTCACTGGCCAACCGGGCCGTGTGGCTGACCCTGGGCGTATGCATGATCGGTTTCGGCGGACTGTTCTGCATATACACCTATCTGGCCGACACCTTGCTGCGGGTCACTCATACCTCGCCGCACTGGATTCCGCTGATCATGATGGTCTTCGGCGTGGGTACCACTATAGGCAATCTGGTCGGCGGGGCACTGGCCGACCGCTCTCCCGCCCGCGCCGCCGCAGGCATGCTGATTTTCAGCACCCTGGTACTGCTGATCTATCCTTCGACCACACCCCATCTCGCACTGCTGACCCCGACGGTATTCCTGGTCGGTGCAGGCATCGGACTGTCTGCCGTGCTGCAGACATGGCTGACCCAGATGGCACCTCAAGGCCAGGCTGCCGTCAGCGCCCTGCTGCAATGCGCCTTCAACCTGGCCAATGCCATCGGCCCTTGGGTCGGTGGTCTGGCGATTGCCGCCGGCTACGGATTCGCCTCCACCGGCTACGTCGCCGCTGCGCTGTCGTTTGGCGGCTTGCTGCTGTGGGTGCTGGCCTATCGCGCGGATGCACCCCAGGAGACGGTGGTCCAGTCCCGCTGA
- a CDS encoding S10 family peptidase — protein sequence MKPGVLPLALGLALAAVTGSGWAAENHDAPKKAEANSPIPAERNVATRHVLHIDGGSLHYTAHAGTLLIHDDKGKAIGSMFYVAYTKDGIKDKSKRPVTFLYNGGPGSASLWMHMGSFGPKRVLTTNAGATPPPPYQLVDNPDSLLDVTDLVFIDAMGTGFSTPVGSGTDKDFWGVDQDATAFDKFITRYVTVNQRWNSPKFLYGESYGTTRSAALVDKLQNDGMAFNGVILMSSILNYGELLPGMDRESIGNLPSYAAIAAYHHKIALPAGGLPELLNQARAFADTEYTEALAKGDTLPAAQKAAIAAKLSALTGLSTTWLLEANLRIDPSRFQKELLRDRRLTIGRYDARFTGIDSDAAGETTETDPSDTGMSGAFTAAFNQYLTTDLNYHSDRSYLTMSNAIESWDWKHRAAGNGWKVPMPYVVSDLGEAMRSNPHLHVLSANGWYDLATPFHATEYDLAHLGLEPSQMGQLQYTYYPSGHMIYLNPQALHQLKHDLVGFYHQAAPTASKP from the coding sequence ATGAAACCTGGTGTATTGCCGCTGGCACTCGGACTGGCACTGGCCGCCGTCACAGGCTCGGGCTGGGCCGCCGAAAACCATGACGCACCCAAGAAGGCCGAGGCAAATTCGCCGATACCGGCTGAACGGAATGTCGCTACCCGCCATGTGCTGCATATCGATGGCGGCAGCCTGCATTACACCGCCCACGCCGGTACCCTGCTGATCCATGACGACAAGGGCAAAGCCATCGGCAGCATGTTCTACGTGGCCTATACCAAGGACGGCATCAAGGACAAGAGCAAGCGACCGGTGACCTTCCTCTACAACGGCGGCCCCGGCTCGGCCAGCCTGTGGATGCATATGGGCTCCTTCGGTCCGAAGCGGGTACTGACCACCAATGCCGGCGCCACCCCGCCGCCGCCTTACCAGCTGGTCGACAATCCGGACAGCCTGCTGGACGTGACCGACCTGGTCTTTATCGATGCGATGGGCACCGGCTTCTCGACTCCGGTCGGCAGCGGCACCGACAAGGACTTCTGGGGCGTGGATCAGGATGCCACCGCTTTCGACAAGTTCATTACCCGTTATGTCACGGTCAACCAGCGCTGGAACTCGCCCAAGTTCCTGTATGGCGAATCCTATGGCACCACCCGCTCGGCGGCCCTGGTCGACAAGCTGCAAAATGACGGCATGGCCTTCAATGGCGTCATCCTGATGTCTTCCATCCTCAATTACGGCGAATTGCTGCCCGGGATGGATCGCGAGTCGATCGGCAACCTGCCCTCGTATGCCGCCATTGCGGCCTATCACCACAAGATCGCGCTGCCTGCCGGTGGCCTGCCGGAGCTGCTGAACCAGGCACGCGCCTTTGCCGACACCGAATACACCGAGGCGCTGGCCAAGGGCGATACCCTGCCCGCCGCGCAGAAAGCAGCCATCGCGGCAAAACTCAGTGCCCTGACCGGCCTCAGCACGACCTGGCTGCTGGAAGCCAACCTGCGCATCGATCCTTCGCGCTTCCAGAAAGAACTGCTGCGCGACCGCCGACTGACCATCGGCCGCTACGATGCCCGCTTCACCGGCATCGACTCCGACGCGGCTGGCGAAACCACCGAGACGGATCCCTCCGATACCGGCATGTCCGGCGCCTTCACTGCCGCATTCAACCAGTACCTGACCACCGACCTGAACTATCACAGCGACCGCAGCTACCTGACGATGAGCAACGCCATCGAGTCATGGGACTGGAAGCACCGTGCGGCAGGCAACGGCTGGAAAGTCCCGATGCCTTATGTCGTGAGCGATCTGGGCGAAGCCATGCGTTCGAATCCGCACCTGCATGTGCTCTCGGCCAACGGCTGGTACGACCTGGCCACGCCGTTCCATGCCACCGAATATGACCTGGCGCATCTCGGCCTGGAGCCCTCGCAAATGGGGCAGTTGCAGTACACCTATTATCCCTCCGGCCACATGATCTATCTCAACCCCCAGGCCCTGCATCAGCTGAAGCATGACCTCGTCGGTTTCTACCATCAGGCAGCACCGACGGCCAGCAAGCCCTGA
- a CDS encoding sugar transporter, which produces MPIAPADSSRTAWLRVAMLALAAFIFNTTEYAPVGLLTDISTSFGMQVGKVGLMLTIYAWVVALMSLPAMLLTRSVERRKLLRWIFMLFIGSHLLSAIAWNYPALLVSRIGIALAHSAFWSITAALVVRVAPADKKQQALALLATGTVLAMVLGVPLGRVVGNAFGWRITFSLIATAAALTLHKLMQILPELPSRNTGSLQNLPILLRRPALVLLLLLTVLVITAHFTAYSYIEPFSGKIAGLGSLQTTLVLLVFGGSGIIGSWLFSLFNSRFPEALMIATLLAMLLSLLLMPFMLDQTAMLVLVVIWGAAIMSFGLLMQSRILELASDATDVSMALYSGLYNVGIGGGALLGGLLVQQHQLRWIGLWGGSLCALAVAMYLALSRRHAAS; this is translated from the coding sequence ATGCCCATCGCTCCCGCCGATTCCAGCCGTACCGCCTGGCTGCGCGTCGCCATGCTTGCGCTCGCCGCCTTCATTTTCAATACCACCGAATACGCGCCGGTCGGTCTGCTGACCGATATCAGCACCAGTTTCGGCATGCAGGTCGGCAAGGTCGGTCTGATGCTGACCATCTATGCCTGGGTGGTCGCCTTGATGTCGTTGCCGGCGATGCTGCTGACCCGTTCTGTGGAACGCCGCAAACTGCTGCGCTGGATTTTCATGCTGTTTATCGGCAGTCACCTGCTGTCGGCCATTGCCTGGAATTACCCGGCGCTGCTGGTCAGCCGCATCGGCATTGCACTGGCCCACTCGGCCTTCTGGTCGATCACCGCCGCTCTGGTGGTGCGAGTCGCGCCGGCCGACAAGAAGCAGCAGGCCCTGGCCCTGCTGGCCACCGGTACCGTGCTGGCCATGGTGCTGGGTGTGCCGCTGGGTCGGGTGGTCGGCAATGCCTTCGGCTGGCGCATCACCTTCAGCCTGATTGCCACCGCGGCGGCATTGACGCTGCACAAGCTGATGCAGATCCTGCCCGAACTGCCGAGCCGGAATACCGGCTCCCTGCAGAACCTGCCGATTCTGCTGCGTCGTCCGGCATTGGTCCTGTTGCTGCTGCTGACGGTGCTGGTCATCACCGCCCATTTCACCGCCTACAGCTATATCGAACCGTTCTCCGGCAAAATCGCCGGTCTGGGCAGCCTTCAGACGACCTTGGTCCTGCTGGTGTTCGGCGGTTCCGGCATCATCGGTTCATGGCTTTTCAGCCTGTTCAACAGCCGTTTTCCGGAAGCGCTGATGATCGCGACCCTGCTGGCCATGCTGCTGAGCCTGCTGCTGATGCCCTTTATGCTGGATCAGACCGCCATGCTGGTGCTGGTAGTGATCTGGGGAGCGGCCATCATGAGCTTCGGCCTGCTGATGCAGTCGCGCATCCTGGAACTGGCCAGTGATGCCACCGATGTATCCATGGCCTTGTATTCGGGACTCTACAACGTCGGCATCGGCGGCGGCGCGCTGCTGGGCGGGCTGCTGGTGCAGCAGCACCAACTGCGCTGGATCGGTCTGTGGGGAGGCAGCCTGTGCGCGCTGGCGGTCGCCATGTATCTGGCGCTCAGCCGACGCCACGCGGCCAGCTGA
- a CDS encoding GGDEF domain-containing protein has translation MSTVERWLEFDKDTRRKKFINQCLGLLLVLMVMLVSSHFRPQQHPLTLLAVAGLMIAILVQPVRTTSSPSWRACSVLYMLLLALALRAEFHYMGGAGILWLLPCAGGMVLVSSLFMTRGLDYGAAVAGIWLVFLALPSTLPEQTGLSFILIYVLAVTGFGTLMNRSYIVGSLRLMKARDDFRLLAETDALTGLENRRRFIARLDEVVAEGRPSLLLLLLDADHFKRINDRWGHSVGDQALVRIAEAIRPGDEIMASARLGGEEFAVLLDSAEAKDQATVLQGFADRLARSTLPVSLSVGAVWMPGETSSASALVAADVQLYAAKEAGRHRIFFQGQMICETLAAQALAG, from the coding sequence ATGAGCACAGTGGAGCGCTGGCTGGAGTTCGACAAGGACACCCGGCGGAAGAAGTTCATCAACCAATGCCTGGGTCTGCTGCTTGTCCTCATGGTCATGCTGGTCTCCAGCCATTTCAGGCCGCAGCAGCATCCTTTGACCCTGCTTGCCGTTGCCGGTCTGATGATCGCGATTCTGGTCCAGCCGGTCCGGACGACTTCATCGCCATCCTGGCGAGCATGTTCCGTGCTGTACATGTTGCTGCTGGCCCTGGCGCTGCGGGCGGAGTTTCATTACATGGGAGGCGCCGGCATCTTGTGGCTGCTGCCATGTGCGGGGGGCATGGTGCTGGTGTCGTCGCTGTTCATGACCCGAGGCCTGGATTACGGCGCGGCGGTAGCCGGGATATGGCTGGTCTTTCTGGCGCTGCCCTCGACCTTGCCCGAGCAGACCGGGCTGAGCTTCATTCTGATCTATGTGCTGGCGGTGACGGGGTTCGGCACGCTGATGAACCGGTCGTATATCGTGGGCAGCTTGCGTCTGATGAAGGCCCGGGACGATTTCAGGCTGCTGGCTGAAACAGATGCGCTGACCGGACTGGAAAACCGGCGCCGTTTCATTGCCCGTCTGGATGAGGTCGTTGCGGAAGGCAGGCCGTCGCTGCTGCTCTTGCTGCTCGATGCGGATCATTTCAAGCGGATCAATGACCGTTGGGGACACAGTGTGGGGGATCAGGCGCTGGTGCGTATTGCCGAGGCCATCCGCCCGGGGGACGAGATCATGGCCAGTGCCCGACTGGGCGGCGAGGAGTTTGCGGTACTGCTGGATTCCGCCGAGGCCAAAGACCAGGCCACGGTGCTGCAAGGCTTCGCTGACCGTCTGGCGCGTAGTACGCTGCCGGTTTCGCTCAGCGTAGGCGCTGTGTGGATGCCCGGCGAGACAAGTTCCGCCTCGGCATTGGTGGCTGCCGACGTGCAGTTGTATGCCGCCAAGGAGGCGGGGCGGCATCGGATCTTCTTTCAGGGGCAGATGATCTGCGAAACTCTGGCGGCGCAGGCGCTGGCTGGTTGA